The genomic window CTACGGCCCGATGACGCTGCGCTGGCAGGAAGTGCTCGACTGGGCCGCGGCCGCCAGCCGGGAAGGCGCCCCGATCCGCGCGCAGGTGCTGAGCCGCGCGATCGGCGTCATGCTCGGCCACGAGCTGACGCTGAACACCTTCTACACCACCCCGACCTACGGCGAACTGGCGAAGCTGCCGTTCGCCGAGAAAATCCGCGCCCTTCGCGAACCGGCGGTGCGCGCCCGCATTCTCGCCGAGGCGGCCGACCCCGACCCGACCATCGTGCTCGGCCGGCTGGCACGCGAATTCGACCACATGTTCCTGCTCGGCGATCCGCCGGACTACGAACAGCCGTTCGAGCAGAGCATCCTCGCCCGCGCGCAGCGCCTCGGCACCACGCCCGAGGAACTGGCCTACGACCTGATGCTGGAAAACGACGGCCACACGATGCTCTACGTCACCCTGTGCAACTACGAGCACGGCTCGCTGGCGACCTCGCTGCGCATGATGCGCCACCCGGCGGCGGTGCTTGGCCTCGGCGACGCCGGCGCGCATTGCGGCACGATCTGCGACGGCAGCTTCCCGACCTTCATGCTCGCCTACTGGGTACGCGACCGGGTCCGCGGCGAGCGGCTGGGCCTGGCCGAGACCGTGCGCATGCTCAGCCGGGACTGCGCCCGCGCGGTCGGACTCGCCGACCGCGGACTGCTCGCCGCCGGCTACCGGGCCGACGTCAACGTGATCGACCTCGGCCGCCTCCATCTGCACGCCCCCGAAGTCGCCCACGACCTGCCCGGCGGCGGCCGCCGGCTGGTGCAGCGGGCTGACGGCTTCGCCGCCACTGTCGTCGGCGGCACCGTCGTGCACCGCGACGGGCAGGCCACCGGCCAGCTCCCCGGGCGCCTGCTGCGCGGCCGCCCTGCGGCACTGCACTGAAGCAACTTCACTCGCGGTGCAGGCGCTCGAACGCCGACGGCCCGACCGGCTGCGCCGCCAGCAAACCGGCCAGCCGCTCGCGCTGCAGCGGCGTCAGCAGCTCGCGCTCGCGCAGCAGCTGGCCGACCACCAGTTTCTGCTGCTCGTCCTGCAGGCGGGCAATCGCCGCCCGTTCGGCGTCGATGCGCGCGTGGTCGGGTTGGGCCGAGAAGATCTCGACGATCATCCGGTCGCGGTGGCCGCGCACCTCCTCGGCACCCGCGGCGAGGCGGGCGAGGAAGGCATCTTCCGCCTCGTGCCAGTGGCGGCGCTGGCGCTCGTCGAGCCCCAGGTACTGCGGCAGGTTGACGGCGGCCGCTGCCGCCGGCTCGCCGACGGCCAGGCTGCGCCAAGCGACGGCACCGATGACGCCGGCGTTGACCAGCAGCGAGAGGACGAGCGCGAAGCGCAGCAGAGTCGTTTTCATCGGGGCATCCCCTTCGGGTAGCAGGCATCGGAGCCGAGGCAGGCGCTGCCGGGCGGCATCGGGTCGAACACGCGCAGCGCGCTGACCAGCGCCGGCTGGGCGGCGGGAACGGCGGCGCCGCCGAGCAGCGCCGAGCCGAGGCCGACGCCGAGCGCGAGCGATGCGGCGGCGCCGAGCGTCGCCGGCAGCCAGGCGAACCACGGCCAGCGCGCGCGCGGCGCCGGCCGCCGGGCGGCGACTTCGGCGAGGCGCCCGGCGAGCACGCCGGCGAGGTCGTAGCCGAGCGTCTCCTCGCGCATCGACGCGAAGCCGGCGGCCATCCCGCGCAGGGCCGCGATGCGCGCGGCGCACGCGGGACAAACCGCGAGATGGGCCTCGACGTATCGCTGCGCAACGGCGTCGAGTTCGCCGTCGAGCCAGGCGGACAGGGTTTCGGAATCCGGCTGGTGGCCGGCAGGCAGCTTCTCGTCAGGGCGGTCTTCAGCCATCGCGGCGCTCCCCGGTGTGGCGTTGGTAGTGGTCGAGGGCCGCCGCGCGGGCGCGGGCGATGCGCGACTTGACGGTGCCCTCGTTGATCCCGAGCGTCGCCGCAATCTCGGCGTAGCTCATCTCCTCCAGCTCGCGCAGGAGCAGCACCTCGCGCTGCTCGGCCGGCAACGCCGCCAGCGCGCGGTCGAGCGCGGCGATGCGGCGGCGGTCGTCGAGGCGCTGGTCCGGGCGCGGCGCCGGATCGGGCCAGGCCGCCTCGCCCGCGTCCGGTGCCAGCTCGTCGAAGGCGACGAAGCCGAGCACTTGCCGCCGGCGCAGCAGGTCGAAGGCGGCGTTGCGCGCAATGCGGAACAGCCAGGCGCGGAACGGCGCGTCCGGCCGCCACTCGGGCAGCGACTGGTAGACCTTGAGGAAGGTGTCCTGGGTCAGGTCCATCGCCTCGTCGCGGCTGCCGACGAGGCGCAGCAGGAAGCGGAAGACGCGGTCCTGGTGGCCGCGCACGAGCGCGGCGAAGGCCTGCCGGTCGCCGCCGCGCGCACGCGCGACGACGGCAAGGTCCTCGTCGCAGCGCGCTTCGTCCGTCGGCGTTTCCGGCATCACTCCCGTTCCATCCCTTTCTCCCGGCCAGCATCGATTCTGCCGCAGGCCATGCCGCCGATAACGATCGCGGAACCGAAAAGTTCCACCGTTCAGCGCATCTCGAAGGCTTCCTGGTGGAAGTGCGGCGTCCGCCCGAGCGCGCGCAGCCCCTGGCGCAGGCTGGCGGCGAGGCCGGCCGGCCCGCAGAACCAGATCTCCGCGTGCCGCTCCGCGGCGAGCGTCGCGGCGGAAAGGCGGCCCCCGTCCGCCGCCGCGTGGACATGCAGCCTTATGCCCGGCAGCGCCGCGCACAGCGCTTCCAGGCGCGCGACGAAGCCGTCGCCGGCACGGTCGCGCGTGCAGTAGTGGAGGTCGGCCGCGGGCGCCTCGGCCGGCGCCGCCTGCAGCGCCTCCAGCCAGGCCAGGAACGGCGTCACGCCGATGCCGCCGGCGATCCAGATCTGCTGCGCGCGACGCTCGCAGCGGGCAAGGTCGAAGCGGCCGTAGGGCCCCTCGACGCGCACCGGCCGGCCCGGCCGCAGGCGTTCGCCGAGGCCGGCCGTGTAGTCGCCGAGCGCCTTGATCGCGAAATGCACGACGCGGTCGCCGCGGTCGGCGCCGGCGAGCGTGAACGGATGCGCGCCCTCGCCGTCGTCGAAGGTGACGAAGGCGAACTGGCCGGGACGGTGGCCGGACCAGGCCGCGTCGAGCCGGCAGGCGACGGCGAGCACGTCCGGCGCCGGCCGCTCGACGGCGATGACCTCGCCGCCGACCGTGCGCGCCCGGCCGATGCCGCCGGCGAGCGCGCGCAGCGCGCCGTAGCCGCCGACAGCCAGCAGCAGCGCGAGCAGCGCCCCCGCCGGCTGCCGCCAATAGGCGGTCGGCGCCAGCAGCGCGGCATGGGAGGCGAGCAGCAGGTAGAGCACCGGCATCGCGCGGTGCAGGAAGCGCCACGCGCGGTAGGGGAAGCGCTTCCACAGCGAGACGACGAGCATCGCCAGCAGCGCGTAGATCGCCCACTCGCCGAGGTCCTCGGCGAGATGGCGCAGCGCCTCCAGCACGCCGGCGAACTTCTCCTTGGGCAGCCGCCCTTCGCGGCTGATCGCGGCCTTCAGCAGGTCGTCGCTCATCTCGACCAGCCAGTGCAGCGCGGCGAAGGCGACAGCGAGGATGCCCGCCCACTTGTGCGTGCGGTAGATGCGGTCCATGCCGCCGAGCGGCGTCTCCGCCCACGCCGGGCGCGTCGCCAGCAGCATCGCCAGCGACAGCAGCGCGACCGAGAGCAGGCCGCTCAGGTAGAGCGCCTGCTGGCGCGCGACCCACAGCGGGTGCACGGCCGGCGGCGCGACGGTGGTGAACGCGTCCCAGCCCCAGGCGGCGGTGACGGCGGCGATCAGCGCGACAAGCAGGGTTTTCATGGCACTCCCGTCGACGATGGAGGAATCGGCGGCGACCGGTGCCGCGCGCGTCGCCGGGACGCGGGCGAAGCGCCGGCGCCGCACCTGTTCACTTGGCGGTCGGCGCGGACGGCGCAGTCGCCGTCACCGGTGCCGGCTTCGCGGCCGCCGGCAGGTCGTCGCGGCAGCGCCGCTCGCTGCAGTCGACGCCGTCGCGGCTGCGCATCGGCCCGCGCTCGTCGCGGTAGCGGTCGCGCGCGCGACGCTCGATCACCTCGCCGCTCTGCGCGTCGAGGTAGAGCTTGACCCGCTCGCCGCTGCGTTCGGTCGCACGCGCCTCGTAGCCGCCGCGCTCACGCTCGATCTTCTCGATGTTGCGGTAGCCGGCCGCTTCCAGTTTTTCGTGGACCTGCGGGATCGACAGCCAGCCGCGTCCGGCCGCCGCCGGCGGGTTCTTCTCGCCGGCGAAGGACGGCGCAAGAGCGCCGCCGGTGAACAGCGCGCCGGCGACGGCGCTGATGGCAAGCAGCGCGGGAACGGTTTTCAGTGCGGACATGATGTAGCCTCCTTGAATGAATGCCGGATCTCCGGCCATGCTTCGATGCTGCGCCGGCCCCGCTGAACCGCTGCTGAAGCCGCCGTTCAGGTGGCATTCATCAGGCGGCGAGCCGGGCGGCAACGCTTCAGTCGCCCCCAAGGGGGCTTCTTCGCGAAGCGCGTAGCGCTTTGCTGAGTCGTACCCAAGGGCACTTCTTCGCAATGTGCTGACGCACATGGCTCAGTCGTCGTAGTAGCCGCGTTCGGCGTCGGTGTGGCAGGCGGTGCAGTTGGCGCGCGTGCGCACCTCCTTGTGCTTCCACTCCCAGGCCGGTACCTCGCGGTGCTCCCTGACCCACTTCGGCAGTTCGCTGATGCGCTGCGGCGCCGCGCCGGCCGCGACGCCGCGCTGCAGCTTGCCGCCGTAGCGGGCGCCGGCGGCGCTGTCGGCGGCGTTGGCGACCAGGTAGTCGGCGATTCGCCGCGCGGTCGCGGCATCGACGCTGGCGTCGTCGCCGAAATGGTTCTTCAGCTCGCCCATCATCTTTTGCCAGGAGCGCGCCGGCAGCATCGACGGCGCGAAGGCGAGGTGGCAGCTGCCGCACTCCTCCTTGACCACCGGGTCGGCGACCGGCGGGTAGTAGTGGCCGCCGCCGGCCTGCGCACGGCCAAGGACGAGGGCGAAGAAGGCGACGGCAGCAAGGCCGAGTGCGAGCGGGCGAAACGGAATCTTCATGACGATCTCCTGGCGTTGGCGGGCATGCTCACTGGCTGCGCATGTAGCTCAGCCAGTCGCCCTTCTCCTGCGCCGTGCATTCGCGGCCGAGGACCTCGTTGCAGTTGCGCCGGAACCATTTCTCGACCTTGGCCGGGTCGGCGTAGCGCGCCGGCGACGCCGACAGCGCCATCGCCTCGACCGCCTTGCCCGCCGGCGTGCGGCCGGCGGCGCGCGCATCCTTGCCGTGGCAGCTGGTGCAGGCCGGCGTCTCCGGCTTGCCGCCGGCGAAGCTGCGCTCGTGCAGCGCGCGACCGCGCTCCGCGGAAAAGCCGGCGAAGGCGGGATCGGCCGCCTTCGCGGCGGCGGCGTAGTCGGCCAGCCGAGCGTCGATCGCGGCCGGCGCGGCGGCGGCGAGCAGCGGCGCGGCCAGCGCGGCTAGAATCGCGGTATGCAGGGTTCGCTTCATGACGTTCTCCTCGTCGGGGTCTCGGTGCAGCGAACTATGCGCGGCCCCGCCTGAACGCTAAGTGAAGCGCCCGTTCAGCCGCCGTTCAGCTCGCCGGCGCTAGAAAGGGGACGTGACTACCGTGCCAGGGAGAACCCTCATGGACCGACGCAAGCGCCGCCCGACCGCCGCGCGCCTCGCCGCCGCGGCGCTGGCGCTCGCCGCGCTGGCCGCGGCGGGCAACGGCGTCGCCGGCGGCGACCATGACCACGACCGCGCGCGGCAGGCGCTGGAAGCGGGCGAGGTACTGCCCTTGCGCACGATCCTCGAACGCGTCGAGCGCACGCATCCGGGCAAGGTGATGGAGGTCGAGCTGGAGCGCGAGGGCGGCCGCTGGCTGTACGAGATCAAGCTGCTGCAGGCCGGCGGCACGCTCAGCAAGCTGAAGGTCGACGCGCGCGACGGCAGCGTCGTCGAGCCGCGGCGGCGCCATCGGGAAGGGGAGGAGAAACGCTGATGCGCATCCTGGTCGTCGAGGACGAGCCCGTGCTGCGCGGCCAACTGAACGAGGCGCTGGCCGCCGCCGGCTACGCCGTCGACAGCGCCGACAACGGCGTCGACGCGCATTTCCTCGGCGACAGCGAGCCCTTCGACGCGGTCGTGCTCGACCTCGGCCTGCCGCGGCTCGACGGCCTCAGCGTGCTGCGCCGCTGGCGCGCCGCCGGGCGCACGATGCCGGTGCTGATCCTCACCGCACGCGACGGCTGGCACGAGCGGGTGGCGGGAATCGACGCCGGCGCCGACGACTACCTCGGCAAGCCCTTCCACGTGGAGGAGCTGCTCGCCCGAGTGCGCGCGCTGATCCGTCGCGCCGGCGGCCACGCCAGCGCCGAGCTTACCTGCGGCCCGCTCGTGCTCGACACGCGCAGCGGCCGCGCCAGCGTCGACGGCCGGCCGCTGGCGTTGACCAGCCACGAGTACAAGGTGCTCGCCTACCTGCTGCACCACGCCGGCAACGTCGTCTCGCGCAGCGAGCTGACCGAGCACATCTATGCGCAGGACTTCGACCGCGACTCGAACACCGTCGAGGTGTTCATTGCCCGCCTGCGCAAGAAGCTGCCGCCGGGACTGATCGAGACCGTGCGCGGCCTCGGCTACCGGCTGGCCGCGCCGCGATGAACGCGCCAGCGCCCCCGTCGCCGGCAGCGCCGCGGGCGCGCGGCTCGCTGCGCCTGCGCCTGCTCGCCGGCACGCTGGTCTGGGTGGTGCTGTCGATCGCCGCTGCCGGCTGGAGCCTGTCGCAGCTC from Azospira restricta includes these protein-coding regions:
- a CDS encoding ferric reductase-like transmembrane domain-containing protein, with translation MKTLLVALIAAVTAAWGWDAFTTVAPPAVHPLWVARQQALYLSGLLSVALLSLAMLLATRPAWAETPLGGMDRIYRTHKWAGILAVAFAALHWLVEMSDDLLKAAISREGRLPKEKFAGVLEALRHLAEDLGEWAIYALLAMLVVSLWKRFPYRAWRFLHRAMPVLYLLLASHAALLAPTAYWRQPAGALLALLLAVGGYGALRALAGGIGRARTVGGEVIAVERPAPDVLAVACRLDAAWSGHRPGQFAFVTFDDGEGAHPFTLAGADRGDRVVHFAIKALGDYTAGLGERLRPGRPVRVEGPYGRFDLARCERRAQQIWIAGGIGVTPFLAWLEALQAAPAEAPAADLHYCTRDRAGDGFVARLEALCAALPGIRLHVHAAADGGRLSAATLAAERHAEIWFCGPAGLAASLRQGLRALGRTPHFHQEAFEMR
- a CDS encoding RNA polymerase sigma factor produces the protein MPETPTDEARCDEDLAVVARARGGDRQAFAALVRGHQDRVFRFLLRLVGSRDEAMDLTQDTFLKVYQSLPEWRPDAPFRAWLFRIARNAAFDLLRRRQVLGFVAFDELAPDAGEAAWPDPAPRPDQRLDDRRRIAALDRALAALPAEQREVLLLRELEEMSYAEIAATLGINEGTVKSRIARARAAALDHYQRHTGERRDG
- a CDS encoding DUF1924 domain-containing protein, which gives rise to MKRTLHTAILAALAAPLLAAAAPAAIDARLADYAAAAKAADPAFAGFSAERGRALHERSFAGGKPETPACTSCHGKDARAAGRTPAGKAVEAMALSASPARYADPAKVEKWFRRNCNEVLGRECTAQEKGDWLSYMRSQ
- a CDS encoding PepSY domain-containing protein encodes the protein MSALKTVPALLAISAVAGALFTGGALAPSFAGEKNPPAAAGRGWLSIPQVHEKLEAAGYRNIEKIERERGGYEARATERSGERVKLYLDAQSGEVIERRARDRYRDERGPMRSRDGVDCSERRCRDDLPAAAKPAPVTATAPSAPTAK
- a CDS encoding PepSY domain-containing protein, which translates into the protein MDRRKRRPTAARLAAAALALAALAAAGNGVAGGDHDHDRARQALEAGEVLPLRTILERVERTHPGKVMEVELEREGGRWLYEIKLLQAGGTLSKLKVDARDGSVVEPRRRHREGEEKR
- a CDS encoding diheme cytochrome c, which gives rise to MKIPFRPLALGLAAVAFFALVLGRAQAGGGHYYPPVADPVVKEECGSCHLAFAPSMLPARSWQKMMGELKNHFGDDASVDAATARRIADYLVANAADSAAGARYGGKLQRGVAAGAAPQRISELPKWVREHREVPAWEWKHKEVRTRANCTACHTDAERGYYDD
- a CDS encoding anti-sigma factor family protein; this translates as MAEDRPDEKLPAGHQPDSETLSAWLDGELDAVAQRYVEAHLAVCPACAARIAALRGMAAGFASMREETLGYDLAGVLAGRLAEVAARRPAPRARWPWFAWLPATLGAAASLALGVGLGSALLGGAAVPAAQPALVSALRVFDPMPPGSACLGSDACYPKGMPR
- a CDS encoding Spy/CpxP family protein refolding chaperone is translated as MKTTLLRFALVLSLLVNAGVIGAVAWRSLAVGEPAAAAAVNLPQYLGLDERQRRHWHEAEDAFLARLAAGAEEVRGHRDRMIVEIFSAQPDHARIDAERAAIARLQDEQQKLVVGQLLRERELLTPLQRERLAGLLAAQPVGPSAFERLHRE
- a CDS encoding response regulator transcription factor, whose translation is MRILVVEDEPVLRGQLNEALAAAGYAVDSADNGVDAHFLGDSEPFDAVVLDLGLPRLDGLSVLRRWRAAGRTMPVLILTARDGWHERVAGIDAGADDYLGKPFHVEELLARVRALIRRAGGHASAELTCGPLVLDTRSGRASVDGRPLALTSHEYKVLAYLLHHAGNVVSRSELTEHIYAQDFDRDSNTVEVFIARLRKKLPPGLIETVRGLGYRLAAPR
- a CDS encoding N-acyl-D-amino-acid deacylase family protein; translation: MANSVDLVIRGGQVVDGSGALPVVADVAIDAGRIVGVGRTGAVGREEIDARGMIVTPGFVDIHTHYDGQVTWENHMVPSTAHGVTTVVMGNCGVGFAPCRPDQHELLIRLMEGVEDIPHPVLVDGIPWTWETYPEYLDFLSTRQYDMDICSQLPHAALRVYVMGQRGVDREPATAEDRRRMTALAREALAAGALGISTSRTFFHRSSDGKSTPSFEAAEEELMALADALRAEGRGVMQLITDFADEEQTFALLHRLVQRSGRPLSVSLLEGGYGPMTLRWQEVLDWAAAASREGAPIRAQVLSRAIGVMLGHELTLNTFYTTPTYGELAKLPFAEKIRALREPAVRARILAEAADPDPTIVLGRLAREFDHMFLLGDPPDYEQPFEQSILARAQRLGTTPEELAYDLMLENDGHTMLYVTLCNYEHGSLATSLRMMRHPAAVLGLGDAGAHCGTICDGSFPTFMLAYWVRDRVRGERLGLAETVRMLSRDCARAVGLADRGLLAAGYRADVNVIDLGRLHLHAPEVAHDLPGGGRRLVQRADGFAATVVGGTVVHRDGQATGQLPGRLLRGRPAALH